The Anaerolineae bacterium genome window below encodes:
- a CDS encoding helix-turn-helix domain-containing protein, producing MSGQITVGEVWRLALPEGTRLLAGHTSLGRRVLWTCVMRPSPPAFPRLEGQELALINVEDLRYLEGLSLERVIRGLHEASVSAIAVIGPVNQEAVETAVQVGMPLFALPEGTNANSVERAVIRLIVDREAALGRYRAQVAHQLAEVVMANRGWDALARALARASQKAVVIQDAMLRILGQAAGSGPMWPLHGEEVQGLNSPRLLPIGGGEASRLAFPIRVEGTLSGYLSLIGLTGAFDVSDHIIAEEGALVCALELAKERAVTGMEVQQRIRFLEELLNGQNLDISVLMRRARAFNYDPSPPQVVLVLGVAGDDGPDPSYLARRVQDELSQRKVAGFVAVRLHAPAPVIAIYPVPSEASAQAGRRLARAVLEALERQFAQTALVAALSRPVERLSEMKEAADEAEQAWSLGRRLASTGGSRLVDAAELGVYRLLLPLERSPVLQTFYQENLGVLEEYDRRQGTDLMYTLEVYFSQLGNLSRTAEIMHLHRNTLIYRLERIASILGVDLEDSETRLRLQLALKVRQLL from the coding sequence ATGTCGGGCCAGATAACTGTTGGGGAGGTCTGGCGGCTAGCGTTGCCAGAGGGGACGAGGCTTTTGGCGGGACACACCTCTTTAGGCCGTCGCGTCCTCTGGACATGTGTGATGCGCCCCAGCCCTCCCGCCTTTCCGCGCCTAGAAGGCCAGGAGTTGGCCTTGATCAACGTCGAGGACTTACGATACCTGGAGGGCCTTTCTCTAGAGCGGGTGATTCGCGGCCTGCATGAGGCGAGCGTGTCTGCAATCGCTGTCATCGGCCCAGTCAACCAGGAGGCGGTAGAAACGGCAGTACAGGTCGGTATGCCGCTGTTTGCTTTGCCGGAAGGGACGAATGCTAACTCGGTGGAGCGGGCCGTTATCCGCCTTATCGTGGATCGAGAGGCGGCCTTGGGACGTTATCGAGCCCAGGTCGCCCATCAGTTGGCTGAGGTCGTGATGGCCAACCGGGGATGGGATGCCCTGGCGCGCGCCTTGGCGCGCGCCAGCCAGAAGGCGGTAGTGATCCAGGACGCCATGTTGCGCATCCTGGGTCAGGCGGCTGGCTCCGGCCCCATGTGGCCTTTGCACGGCGAGGAGGTGCAGGGGCTCAACAGCCCCCGTCTTCTGCCGATCGGCGGGGGCGAGGCCAGCCGGCTAGCATTCCCGATCCGGGTGGAAGGGACCCTTAGTGGCTACCTCTCGCTAATAGGGCTCACCGGAGCTTTCGACGTCAGCGATCACATCATCGCAGAGGAAGGGGCGTTGGTCTGCGCATTGGAGCTGGCCAAGGAACGGGCCGTCACCGGCATGGAGGTACAACAGCGGATCCGCTTTCTCGAAGAGTTGCTCAACGGTCAGAACCTTGATATCAGTGTCCTGATGCGCCGAGCGCGAGCTTTTAACTATGATCCATCGCCACCTCAGGTGGTGCTGGTGCTAGGTGTAGCTGGTGACGATGGGCCCGATCCAAGCTATCTGGCTCGACGCGTCCAAGACGAGCTGTCGCAGCGGAAGGTGGCCGGCTTTGTCGCTGTGCGTCTCCACGCGCCAGCCCCAGTGATCGCCATCTACCCCGTGCCGAGTGAGGCCTCGGCGCAGGCAGGACGCCGACTGGCCCGTGCGGTGTTGGAAGCGCTAGAGCGGCAGTTCGCTCAAACCGCGCTGGTGGCCGCACTCAGCCGGCCCGTAGAGAGGCTCTCCGAAATGAAAGAGGCTGCAGACGAGGCCGAACAGGCCTGGTCGCTGGGGCGGCGGCTAGCGTCTACCGGGGGCAGCCGGCTCGTAGACGCAGCCGAATTGGGGGTTTATCGGCTCTTGTTGCCTCTGGAACGCTCGCCGGTGCTGCAAACGTTTTATCAGGAGAACCTTGGCGTACTGGAGGAGTACGATCGTCGACAGGGTACCGATCTCATGTACACGCTTGAGGTCTATTTCAGCCAGTTAGGCAACCTCAGCCGCACAGCTGAGATCATGCATCTGCATCGTAATACCCTGATCTATCGTCTGGAGCGGATCGCGTCCATCCTGGGCGTTGACCTAGAGGATTCAGAGACGCGCCTGCGCCTCCAATTGGCCTTGAAGGTAAGACAACTTCTGTAG
- a CDS encoding GNAT family N-acetyltransferase produces the protein MSQRSLSVHIRPLRPEEIKAWVALINAADAVDELGRATTVEEALVKLRSPGYGYDHVLLGWLGQQLVGYADLWLQSDGRAIGGVTVHPRFRRRGIGHQLLRRLIALAKEKGAWCLDVPVVPRITAAVALLTSAGCRLARRWWEMVWVGHHPPPPSNPPTGVRLRTYRGQEDAAAWIELDATAFSGHWGAAPLTMADVVAITSRPDFDPAGLWFAEISGKLIGQALARCSSREQTPIGTPIGRIEDVAVLPAYRGYGVGRALLLAAMNYLWERGCRVIELTVDTENAEARHLYDALGFVEIGQLHWYRCKLSHQRKDAVEEAKHP, from the coding sequence ATGAGCCAGCGCTCACTGTCGGTTCACATCCGACCTCTTCGTCCCGAAGAGATCAAGGCCTGGGTGGCCTTGATCAACGCCGCTGATGCGGTGGACGAACTGGGCCGCGCCACGACGGTCGAAGAGGCGCTAGTCAAGTTGCGTTCGCCCGGCTACGGGTATGACCATGTGCTGCTGGGCTGGCTAGGCCAACAGTTGGTGGGCTATGCGGACTTGTGGCTGCAAAGCGATGGACGCGCCATCGGTGGAGTGACAGTGCATCCCCGCTTTCGCAGGCGCGGCATCGGGCATCAGTTGCTGCGCCGGCTGATCGCATTGGCGAAGGAAAAAGGAGCCTGGTGTTTAGATGTGCCCGTGGTGCCGCGTATCACGGCAGCAGTCGCGTTGCTAACCAGTGCTGGTTGTCGGCTGGCTCGTCGTTGGTGGGAGATGGTATGGGTAGGACATCACCCACCGCCACCATCAAATCCACCAACTGGTGTGCGATTGCGCACCTACCGAGGCCAGGAAGACGCAGCAGCCTGGATCGAGTTGGACGCGACCGCCTTTTCAGGGCATTGGGGCGCTGCCCCGCTGACCATGGCCGATGTGGTCGCCATCACCAGCCGCCCGGATTTCGACCCTGCTGGATTGTGGTTTGCAGAGATCAGTGGTAAATTGATAGGGCAAGCGCTAGCTCGCTGCAGCTCACGAGAGCAAACACCCATAGGGACGCCGATAGGGCGCATCGAGGATGTCGCTGTATTGCCCGCCTATCGGGGCTATGGGGTGGGTCGAGCGCTATTGTTAGCGGCCATGAACTATCTGTGGGAGCGAGGGTGTCGAGTCATCGAGCTCACGGTGGACACCGAAAACGCAGAGGCGCGACACCTCTACGACGCACTGGGGTTTGTCGAGATCGGGCAATTGCACTGGTACCGCTGTAAACTAAGCCACCAACGCAAGGACGCTGTAGAGGAGGCGAAACACCCATGA
- a CDS encoding methyltransferase domain-containing protein produces the protein MMAGQRLWAHLWQIYDRPQPAVPWRDGSNLPWDDPDFSQRMLREHLDQTHGAASRPLIEIERQIEAIWRWLRLSPGARVLDVTCGPGLYAVRLAQRGCIVHGIDISPASIRYARALAEREGVTDRCRFTQADVRDVLPREAGAGYDAALFLYGQLAVFPREEAATLLQRCAHALRAGGRLLIELLDFERLDRRPHSSWWYTDRGGLWGDFPYLHLGERDWDEERRASLERYFIINLETGEMHTYGIADQGYPTAEFVAMCAEAGFSRTEVHPAWDGLELYDGAEWIAYVAERSP, from the coding sequence ATGATGGCTGGACAGCGGCTGTGGGCCCATCTGTGGCAAATCTACGATCGGCCCCAGCCAGCCGTTCCCTGGCGGGATGGGAGCAACCTGCCCTGGGACGATCCAGATTTTTCCCAGCGCATGTTACGTGAGCATCTAGATCAGACCCATGGGGCTGCCAGCCGCCCCCTGATTGAGATTGAGCGCCAGATCGAGGCGATATGGCGATGGCTGCGCCTGAGCCCAGGGGCACGTGTGCTGGATGTGACATGTGGCCCTGGCCTCTACGCCGTGCGCCTAGCTCAGCGTGGCTGTATCGTCCATGGCATTGACATTAGCCCCGCCTCTATCCGCTACGCTCGTGCGTTGGCGGAGCGGGAAGGGGTTACTGATCGCTGTCGCTTTACCCAGGCGGATGTACGCGATGTCCTGCCTCGTGAAGCCGGCGCCGGCTATGATGCGGCCCTGTTCCTCTACGGCCAACTGGCCGTCTTCCCTCGCGAGGAGGCAGCGACGCTCTTACAGAGATGCGCCCATGCCCTGCGGGCAGGTGGACGACTATTGATTGAGCTATTAGACTTCGAGCGGCTAGATCGTCGCCCGCACAGCTCATGGTGGTATACCGATCGCGGCGGGCTGTGGGGTGATTTCCCTTACTTGCACCTGGGTGAACGAGACTGGGACGAGGAACGGCGAGCCTCTCTCGAACGGTATTTCATCATCAACCTGGAGACGGGCGAGATGCACACCTACGGAATCGCAGATCAGGGCTATCCCACCGCCGAGTTTGTTGCCATGTGCGCCGAAGCGGGGTTTTCCCGGACAGAGGTACATCCGGCCTGGGACGGCCTCGAGCTCTACGATGGCGCAGAGTGGATCGCTTACGTGGCCGAGCGTAGCCCATGA
- a CDS encoding M23 family metallopeptidase, producing the protein MPIRLPILLLIGILLLSPLSTAQADPDTPGRFVYRVFLPLISGPQSATSTIHTKIHTFWAIQGSFEYVVQPGDTLISIAIDLGRDLTDMACATRSAGESLDTLRPGQVLSIPALGTVCHVVREGDTLESLAALYGVPVAVIVDNAWNQLSGPPYVLVPGQRLRITGALDPRFIPQPTASPRIARTDRTVSTPLPSELWPYGDGRFIWPIQGTITQGFSNEHRGIDIAADLGDVVVAADTGTVIKAGWNDQGLGYRVVIDHHIDYITLYAHLSAVLVHEGEVVKKGQPIGLAGATGNATGVHLHFAILDYGIATDPLNLLPPR; encoded by the coding sequence TTGCCTATCCGTCTTCCAATCCTCTTGCTTATTGGAATACTGCTGTTATCCCCTTTGTCAACAGCCCAGGCCGATCCTGATACGCCAGGTAGATTTGTCTATCGGGTGTTCTTGCCCTTGATCAGCGGGCCACAATCGGCCACTTCCACTATACATACAAAGATCCACACCTTCTGGGCGATCCAAGGCTCCTTTGAGTACGTCGTACAACCCGGCGACACGTTGATCAGCATCGCCATTGACCTTGGCCGTGATCTGACTGACATGGCGTGTGCCACGCGATCAGCTGGCGAAAGCCTCGATACCCTGCGGCCTGGTCAAGTCCTCTCGATCCCAGCGCTAGGTACCGTCTGCCATGTGGTCCGAGAGGGGGATACGCTCGAAAGCCTAGCAGCTCTGTACGGCGTCCCGGTCGCGGTCATCGTAGACAACGCCTGGAATCAGCTCAGCGGTCCACCATACGTTTTGGTGCCTGGGCAACGGCTGCGCATCACCGGCGCGCTGGATCCCCGTTTTATCCCGCAGCCAACGGCCAGCCCTCGCATAGCCCGAACGGACCGCACGGTTAGCACGCCCCTTCCCTCCGAGTTATGGCCTTACGGCGATGGGCGCTTTATCTGGCCGATCCAAGGGACAATCACCCAGGGCTTCTCCAACGAGCATCGTGGCATCGACATCGCCGCCGACCTGGGCGATGTGGTAGTGGCGGCGGACACCGGCACTGTGATCAAGGCCGGCTGGAATGATCAGGGGCTGGGCTATCGCGTGGTCATCGATCACCACATCGACTATATCACCCTTTACGCTCATCTCTCCGCCGTGCTGGTGCACGAAGGCGAAGTGGTCAAGAAGGGGCAGCCGATCGGACTGGCCGGCGCTACCGGCAACGCTACCGGAGTACATCTCCACTTCGCAATCTTGGACTACGGCATCGCTACCGATCCTTTAAACTTGCTCCCCCCTCGGTGA
- a CDS encoding glycosyltransferase family 2 protein yields MAAIIPAYNEVSTVKAVVRGALQHVKAVVVVDDGSSDGTAAAAALAGATVIAHSVNRGKGAALRSGFAWALRHDFDLIFTLDADGQHDPSEMPRFVEAYTQTRADLIIGRRAYASMPFLRRWANRTGRWLLRLALGQDVPDNQSGYRLYSQRLLKLLQALEDEQSPARFSYEVDVIARAIGAGYSIAWVPIRTIYGGEQSHFHPLRDSLDFLRTVWRVWQTRRFIARQRQRKHS; encoded by the coding sequence ATGGCTGCCATAATTCCAGCCTACAACGAGGTCTCTACTGTCAAAGCTGTGGTACGCGGTGCCCTTCAGCATGTCAAGGCCGTCGTCGTAGTGGACGATGGCTCCTCTGACGGCACCGCTGCTGCCGCCGCGCTAGCAGGAGCTACGGTAATCGCCCATTCGGTCAACCGAGGGAAAGGCGCGGCGCTGCGCAGCGGGTTCGCTTGGGCGTTGCGCCATGATTTCGACCTGATCTTCACCCTGGATGCCGATGGCCAGCACGATCCCAGTGAGATGCCACGCTTCGTAGAGGCCTACACTCAAACGCGGGCCGATCTGATCATCGGCCGGCGGGCATATGCCTCGATGCCTTTCCTCCGCCGCTGGGCCAACCGAACTGGACGCTGGCTCCTGAGGCTGGCCTTGGGACAGGATGTGCCCGATAATCAAAGCGGATATCGCCTGTATAGCCAGCGTCTACTGAAGCTGTTACAAGCTCTGGAGGATGAGCAAAGCCCCGCCCGTTTCAGCTATGAGGTGGACGTGATCGCTCGAGCGATCGGCGCTGGCTACTCTATCGCCTGGGTGCCGATCCGCACGATCTATGGAGGTGAACAGAGCCACTTTCACCCACTGCGGGACAGTCTGGACTTCCTGCGCACGGTGTGGCGGGTATGGCAAACGCGACGATTTATTGCTCGCCAACGGCAACGCAAGCATAGTTAA
- a CDS encoding transcriptional regulator, with translation MSINKAKAEPIQPTRRRILFELKRSGGLTCQELAKILGITSMGVRRHLITLERDGLVRYRTQQRGPGRPSYVYHLTELAEEMFPRSYGQLTNELLSYIELLDGEAKIQSLFDQRAQRRIHHAQARLKGLSFPHKVMELARILEDDGYLAEAVQVDQDTFLLREHNCAIHQVAARFQQACASELNFLRAVLPEAEVTREHHMVSGETYCGYRITLRQEKPQQGRAS, from the coding sequence ATGAGCATCAATAAAGCGAAGGCCGAGCCAATCCAGCCCACGCGACGGCGTATCCTCTTCGAGTTGAAGCGATCAGGCGGGCTCACCTGTCAAGAGCTAGCGAAGATCTTGGGTATCACGTCTATGGGGGTTCGACGCCACCTGATCACACTGGAGCGGGACGGCCTGGTACGCTACAGGACCCAACAGCGCGGCCCTGGGCGGCCTAGTTACGTATACCACCTGACTGAACTGGCCGAGGAGATGTTTCCCAGAAGCTATGGGCAACTCACCAATGAGTTGCTGAGCTACATTGAGTTGCTTGATGGCGAAGCGAAAATCCAGAGCCTGTTTGATCAGCGCGCGCAGCGTCGAATCCACCACGCCCAGGCTCGCTTAAAAGGGCTTTCGTTTCCCCACAAGGTCATGGAGCTGGCGCGCATCCTGGAGGACGATGGCTATCTAGCCGAAGCCGTACAGGTGGACCAGGATACCTTTCTCCTGCGAGAGCACAACTGCGCTATCCACCAGGTCGCCGCGCGCTTTCAACAGGCCTGCGCTAGCGAGCTGAACTTCCTGCGCGCAGTGCTCCCGGAGGCAGAAGTGACGCGCGAACACCACATGGTGTCAGGCGAGACGTATTGTGGCTATCGGATCACCCTCCGCCAGGAAAAGCCTCAGCAGGGAAGAGCCTCTTGA
- a CDS encoding proline dehydrogenase family protein, producing MLLRELFLILSRNQSWQGRIASLPAVRRMACRFVAGETLDDALTVVQRLNERGLVATINHLGENVNSEAAASVSAEAYLAALDAIAVLNLKSHISVKPTHLGLDLGDELCYANLERVVAHATTRGNFVWIDMEGSAYTQSTIDLYRRLRRAHENVGLAIQAYLYRSRADVENLIEEGIAHLRLCKGAYDEPPSIAYPDKRDVDENLFQLTRTMLQPAARARGAYPAIATHDERIIRRVRAYAYHRRIPPDAYEFQMLHGVRRELQWRLADEGYQVRVYVPYGSHWYPYFMRRLAERPANVLFFLRALFSQ from the coding sequence ATGCTGCTACGTGAGCTTTTCTTGATCCTCTCTCGTAACCAGAGCTGGCAAGGCCGGATCGCATCTCTGCCAGCTGTCCGTCGCATGGCATGCCGATTCGTCGCAGGAGAGACGCTAGATGACGCGCTGACAGTGGTGCAGCGGCTGAACGAGCGAGGCCTTGTGGCCACCATCAATCACCTGGGCGAAAATGTGAATTCAGAGGCCGCCGCATCGGTCAGCGCTGAGGCCTATCTGGCTGCCCTAGATGCCATCGCTGTGCTGAACCTGAAGAGCCATATCTCGGTCAAACCGACCCATCTTGGCCTGGACCTGGGAGATGAGCTCTGTTATGCTAACCTCGAACGGGTGGTCGCCCACGCAACCACACGAGGGAACTTCGTCTGGATTGACATGGAGGGTTCGGCTTATACCCAATCCACGATTGACCTGTATCGCCGATTGCGGCGCGCCCATGAGAACGTGGGATTGGCCATTCAGGCATACCTGTATCGCAGCCGGGCAGATGTGGAAAACTTGATCGAGGAAGGGATCGCCCATTTGCGGCTCTGTAAGGGAGCCTATGACGAGCCGCCCAGCATCGCCTATCCCGACAAGCGCGATGTGGACGAGAATCTGTTTCAGTTGACACGAACGATGCTCCAACCAGCAGCGCGGGCGCGCGGCGCTTATCCGGCCATCGCCACGCATGACGAACGCATCATCCGCCGGGTGCGCGCGTATGCCTATCACCGTCGCATCCCACCGGACGCTTATGAGTTTCAGATGCTTCACGGCGTCCGCCGTGAGCTCCAATGGCGCCTGGCCGATGAGGGTTATCAGGTGCGCGTATACGTCCCGTATGGCTCCCACTGGTATCCCTATTTCATGCGGCGCCTGGCCGAGCGTCCAGCGAACGTGCTGTTCTTCTTGCGGGCGCTTTTCAGCCAGTGA